In the Magnetospira sp. QH-2 genome, one interval contains:
- the infC gene encoding translation initiation factor IF-3, whose amino-acid sequence MPNQTPPSKDGPRTNEDITVPSVRLVGADGEMLGVVSVREALEVAADSGLDLVEVSPNADPPVCKILDYGKFKYEAQKKKAEARKKQKVIEVKEIKMRPGIDQHDYDVKMKKVRQFLDNGDKVKMTMRFRGREMAHQELGMNVLRKARQEVDEQAKVELEPRMEGRQMTMVLAPR is encoded by the coding sequence ATGCCCAACCAGACGCCGCCGTCCAAGGACGGTCCGCGCACCAACGAAGACATCACCGTTCCCTCCGTCCGGCTGGTAGGCGCCGACGGCGAAATGCTGGGGGTGGTGTCCGTCCGGGAGGCCCTGGAAGTGGCCGCCGATTCCGGCCTCGACCTGGTCGAGGTCTCGCCCAATGCCGACCCGCCGGTCTGCAAGATCCTCGACTATGGCAAGTTCAAGTACGAGGCGCAGAAGAAAAAGGCCGAGGCACGCAAGAAGCAAAAGGTGATCGAAGTCAAAGAGATCAAGATGCGTCCCGGCATCGATCAGCATGACTACGACGTCAAAATGAAAAAAGTCCGCCAGTTTCTCGACAATGGCGACAAGGTCAAGATGACCATGCGCTTCAGAGGCCGCGAAATGGCCCACCAGGAACTGGGCATGAACGTGCTCCGCAAGGCCCGCCAGGAAGTGGACGAGCAGGCCAAGGTGGAACTGGAGCCGCGCATGGAAGGCCGCCAGATGACCATGGTTCTGGCGCCCCGGTAA
- the thrS gene encoding threonine--tRNA ligase encodes MVAISLPDGSVRSFDHPVSGADIAADIGPGLAKAALAMTVDGEIKDLTTPIEADAKVSLITGRDEAALDLLRHDAAHVMAQAVQELWPGTQVTIGPAIENGFYYDFAKAEPFVPEDLPKIEQRMKEIVKRDLPIVREVWDRDQAMKTFDGIGEKYKVEIIRDIIPEGEEISIYRQGDWFDVCRGPHLPSTGKLGKHFKLMKIAGAYWRGDSNNEMLQRIYGTAWATKEQLRDYLHMLEEAEKRDHRRLGREMDLFHFQEEAPGAVFWHPKGWTLFRALIDYMRARQERADYVEISTPSVMERTLWEKSGHWEKFGENMFLTKTEDDRLFALKPMNCPGGIQVYKQGITSYRDLPRRIAEFGKVNRYEPSGALHGLMRVREFTQDDAHIFCTPEQMEEECKIVVRLIMEIYADFGFENVRIKFSDRPEKRIGSDETWDFLEASLKNALEHMGYDDYSHNPGEGAFYGPKLEFVLRDAIGRDWQCGTLQVDMTLPERLDVHYIDEAGEKQRPVMLHRALFGSLERFAGILIENYAGNLPLWLAPTQVVVAPITNELDGYTKEVAAVMRAAGLRVETDLRNEKINYKIREHSHAKVPVIAVVGGREAENRQVALRRLGGAEQEVLALEEAVARLKDEAASPLKD; translated from the coding sequence ATGGTGGCCATCAGCCTGCCCGACGGCAGCGTCCGTTCCTTCGATCATCCCGTGTCCGGCGCCGACATCGCCGCCGACATCGGCCCCGGCCTGGCCAAGGCGGCCCTGGCCATGACCGTCGATGGCGAGATCAAGGACCTGACCACCCCCATCGAGGCCGATGCCAAGGTCTCTTTGATCACCGGACGGGATGAAGCGGCGCTTGACCTGCTGCGCCATGACGCCGCCCATGTCATGGCCCAGGCGGTGCAGGAACTGTGGCCCGGTACCCAGGTGACCATCGGCCCGGCCATCGAGAACGGCTTCTATTACGATTTCGCCAAGGCCGAGCCCTTCGTGCCCGAGGATCTGCCCAAGATCGAGCAGCGCATGAAGGAGATCGTCAAGCGCGACCTGCCCATCGTCCGCGAGGTCTGGGACCGGGACCAGGCCATGAAGACCTTCGACGGCATCGGCGAAAAGTACAAAGTCGAGATCATCCGCGACATCATCCCCGAGGGCGAGGAAATCAGCATCTATCGGCAGGGCGACTGGTTCGACGTCTGTCGCGGACCGCACCTGCCATCGACCGGAAAACTGGGCAAGCATTTCAAGCTGATGAAGATCGCCGGGGCCTATTGGCGGGGCGATTCCAATAACGAAATGCTGCAACGGATCTATGGCACCGCCTGGGCCACCAAGGAACAGCTCCGGGACTACCTCCACATGCTGGAGGAAGCCGAGAAGCGCGACCATCGCCGCCTGGGCCGCGAGATGGACCTGTTCCATTTCCAGGAAGAAGCCCCCGGCGCCGTGTTCTGGCACCCCAAGGGTTGGACCCTGTTCCGCGCGCTCATTGATTACATGCGCGCGCGCCAGGAACGGGCTGACTATGTGGAGATCAGCACGCCGTCTGTCATGGAGCGGACCCTGTGGGAGAAATCCGGCCACTGGGAGAAATTCGGCGAGAACATGTTCCTCACCAAGACCGAGGACGACCGCCTGTTCGCGCTCAAGCCCATGAACTGCCCCGGTGGCATTCAGGTCTACAAGCAGGGCATCACCAGCTATCGCGATCTGCCCCGACGCATCGCCGAGTTCGGCAAGGTCAACCGCTACGAACCCTCCGGCGCCCTGCACGGGCTGATGCGGGTACGCGAGTTCACCCAGGACGACGCGCATATCTTCTGTACGCCCGAACAGATGGAGGAAGAGTGCAAGATCGTCGTGCGACTGATCATGGAGATCTATGCCGACTTCGGATTCGAAAACGTGCGGATCAAATTCTCCGACCGCCCCGAGAAGCGTATCGGCAGCGACGAGACCTGGGACTTCCTCGAAGCCTCGCTGAAAAATGCCTTGGAGCACATGGGCTATGACGACTACAGCCATAACCCCGGCGAGGGCGCCTTTTACGGCCCGAAGCTGGAGTTCGTGCTGCGCGACGCCATCGGCCGCGACTGGCAGTGCGGCACCTTGCAGGTGGACATGACCCTGCCCGAACGGCTCGACGTGCATTACATCGACGAGGCGGGTGAGAAACAACGCCCGGTGATGCTGCATCGGGCGTTGTTTGGCTCCCTCGAACGCTTTGCGGGTATCCTGATCGAGAATTATGCCGGCAACCTGCCCTTGTGGCTGGCGCCGACGCAGGTGGTGGTGGCGCCGATCACCAATGAGCTGGACGGCTATACCAAGGAAGTCGCCGCGGTGATGCGAGCCGCTGGTCTGCGGGTCGAGACCGATCTGCGCAACGAGAAGATCAATTACAAGATCCGCGAACATAGCCATGCCAAGGTCCCGGTGATCGCCGTGGTCGGCGGTCGTGAGGCCGAGAACCGGCAGGTGGCCCTGCGCCGTCTTGGCGGTGCCGAGCAAGAAGTACTTGCGTTGGAGGAGGCAGTCGCTAGACTTAAGGATGAGGCTGCCAGCCCGCTGAAGGATTAG
- a CDS encoding glycosyltransferase family 9 protein yields MKDIERILVIKLGALGDFVQALGPMKAIRDHHPDACITLLTTKPYADLGVASGLVDRVWIDSKPKISQPSKIFDLWRTLHGGRFDQVYDLQTSDRSSFYFRLMGRRAAWSGIATGCSQPHDNPRRNDMHTIERQAEQLHKAGIENVPFPDLSWAATDLDPTAFGLKGDYALLVPGGAAHRPAKRWSIKNYGILARALAERGLTPAILGTEIERETAWKITGACPQAVSLIGKTDFLQIAGLARRAKLAVGNDSGPMHLITIAGTPSLVLYSHASDPALCAQRGPKVEILRRPSLADLTLEEVLEALP; encoded by the coding sequence ATGAAGGATATCGAGCGGATTCTTGTTATCAAGCTCGGTGCCTTGGGAGACTTCGTCCAGGCCCTTGGTCCCATGAAAGCCATCCGGGATCATCACCCCGATGCCTGTATCACTTTGCTGACCACAAAGCCTTACGCGGATCTCGGCGTGGCGTCCGGCCTGGTCGATCGGGTCTGGATCGACAGCAAGCCGAAGATCTCGCAGCCGTCCAAGATCTTTGACCTGTGGCGCACCCTGCACGGGGGCCGCTTCGATCAGGTTTACGATCTTCAGACCTCCGACCGCAGCAGCTTCTATTTTCGGCTCATGGGCCGACGTGCGGCCTGGTCGGGAATCGCCACGGGCTGTTCCCAGCCCCATGACAATCCCCGCCGCAATGACATGCATACCATTGAGCGGCAGGCCGAACAGCTGCACAAAGCGGGGATCGAAAACGTGCCCTTCCCCGACCTATCCTGGGCCGCCACCGACCTGGACCCGACGGCATTCGGCCTGAAAGGCGACTATGCCCTGTTGGTGCCCGGTGGCGCCGCCCATCGTCCGGCCAAGCGCTGGTCGATCAAGAACTATGGCATTCTGGCCCGCGCCCTGGCCGAACGGGGCCTGACCCCGGCCATCCTGGGTACTGAAATAGAGCGGGAAACCGCCTGGAAGATTACCGGCGCCTGTCCGCAGGCGGTCTCGCTCATCGGCAAGACCGATTTTCTCCAGATCGCCGGACTGGCCCGCCGGGCCAAGCTGGCGGTGGGCAACGACTCCGGCCCCATGCATCTGATCACCATTGCCGGAACACCCTCGCTGGTGCTCTATTCCCATGCATCGGACCCCGCTCTTTGTGCCCAGCGTGGCCCGAAGGTGGAGATTCTGCGCCGCCCATCGCTCGCCGATTTGACATTGGAAGAGGTATTGGAAGCCCTGCCATGA
- a CDS encoding glycosyltransferase family 4 protein gives MSEQTDHSIPDHEGEPVDLSTAHAGRRATVLQVLPSMGLQGGVERGTVDMAAAIVAAGGRAIVAAEEGLLAPELKRHGAEFVPLPLASKNPLVMHKNVNRLVELIETEQVDLVHARSRAPAWSAYRACKRTGTPFVTTFHGTYGHGNFFKRWYNSVMTRGQPIIAISKFIAAHMHRIYGIPMQKVRIIHRGIDTKHFDPDNVSAERVIQLASKWRMTDGAPVIALPGRLTRWKGQMFLVDAIAELGRTDICCLLIGSDQGRAGYREELEAHIVNRGVASVVQIIDDCRDMPAAYKLSDVVVSASIEPEAFGRIAAEAQSMGRPVVATNHGGARETVVEGVTGWLAPPDDAAALARCLERALALTPEDRQTMAKRARAHVIQHFSKESMTSATLEVYDEVLHPERHPTS, from the coding sequence ATGTCTGAGCAGACCGACCATAGCATTCCCGATCACGAGGGGGAACCGGTGGACCTGTCCACCGCCCACGCCGGTCGTCGCGCCACAGTTTTGCAGGTGCTGCCGTCCATGGGATTGCAGGGCGGGGTGGAGCGCGGCACCGTCGATATGGCGGCGGCCATCGTTGCCGCCGGGGGGCGGGCCATCGTTGCCGCCGAGGAAGGATTGCTGGCGCCGGAACTGAAACGCCACGGCGCCGAATTCGTGCCGCTGCCCTTGGCCAGCAAGAATCCGCTGGTCATGCACAAAAACGTCAATCGGCTGGTGGAATTGATCGAAACAGAGCAGGTGGACCTGGTCCATGCCCGTTCCCGGGCTCCGGCCTGGAGCGCCTATCGGGCCTGCAAGCGCACCGGCACGCCCTTTGTCACCACCTTCCACGGCACCTATGGCCACGGTAACTTTTTCAAGCGCTGGTACAATTCGGTGATGACCCGGGGACAGCCGATCATCGCCATCTCAAAGTTCATAGCCGCCCATATGCATCGGATCTACGGCATTCCCATGCAGAAGGTGCGAATCATCCATCGCGGCATCGATACCAAGCACTTCGATCCCGACAATGTCAGTGCCGAGCGGGTCATCCAGTTGGCCAGCAAGTGGCGGATGACCGACGGCGCCCCGGTCATTGCCTTGCCCGGGCGGCTGACCCGTTGGAAGGGCCAGATGTTCCTGGTCGATGCCATCGCTGAACTGGGACGGACCGACATCTGTTGCCTGCTCATCGGGTCGGACCAGGGCCGCGCCGGGTATCGCGAAGAGCTGGAAGCCCATATCGTCAACCGTGGCGTTGCCAGTGTGGTACAGATCATCGACGATTGCCGCGACATGCCCGCTGCCTACAAGCTGTCCGACGTGGTGGTTTCGGCCTCCATCGAACCGGAAGCCTTTGGGCGTATCGCCGCCGAGGCCCAATCCATGGGCCGCCCGGTGGTTGCCACCAACCATGGCGGCGCCCGGGAGACCGTTGTCGAGGGGGTCACCGGCTGGCTGGCCCCGCCCGACGATGCGGCGGCTCTGGCTCGTTGCCTGGAGCGGGCCCTGGCCTTGACACCCGAAGACCGGCAGACGATGGCCAAGCGGGCCCGGGCCCATGTGATCCAGCATTTTTCCAAGGAATCCATGACCAGCGCCACTTTGGAAGTTTATGACGAAGTGCTGCATCCGGAGCGGCATCCGACGTCATGA
- a CDS encoding carboxylesterase translates to MNDDTPGPGDAPQILPRDNGSSIAYHATPGNGPGVIFMTGFKSDMEGSKALALEAFCRQREQAFLRFDYTGHGQSSGQFTDGCIGDWAWDAVEALDSLTEGPQILVGSSMGGWIMLLAALARPDRVAGLVGIAAAPDFTEDLLPDELSDNQWAKMMRDGQVDLPSPYDEEPTPITRKLVEDGRDMLLLRDDIELHCPVRLIHGKRDEDVPWATSLRIAERLKTTDVEVLLVKDGDHRMSEPQDIDRLCRVVDDLLTLVEEEPMTE, encoded by the coding sequence ATGAACGACGACACCCCCGGGCCCGGGGACGCGCCGCAGATACTACCACGGGACAACGGATCGTCCATCGCCTACCACGCCACCCCGGGCAATGGCCCCGGCGTGATTTTCATGACCGGGTTCAAATCCGACATGGAAGGCAGCAAGGCTCTGGCTTTGGAGGCTTTTTGCCGGCAGCGGGAGCAGGCCTTTTTGCGTTTCGATTATACCGGACACGGACAGTCGTCGGGCCAATTCACCGACGGCTGCATCGGCGATTGGGCCTGGGACGCGGTCGAGGCCCTCGATTCGCTGACCGAGGGGCCGCAGATTCTGGTCGGCTCCAGCATGGGCGGCTGGATCATGCTGCTTGCCGCCCTGGCGCGCCCGGATCGGGTGGCGGGGCTGGTGGGCATCGCCGCCGCCCCGGATTTCACCGAGGACCTGTTACCCGACGAGCTGTCCGATAACCAATGGGCCAAGATGATGCGCGACGGGCAGGTGGATTTGCCCAGCCCCTATGACGAGGAACCAACCCCCATCACCCGCAAGCTGGTGGAGGACGGCCGCGACATGCTGTTATTGCGCGACGATATCGAGCTGCATTGCCCGGTGCGGCTGATTCACGGCAAGCGGGACGAGGATGTGCCTTGGGCCACGTCGCTACGCATCGCCGAACGGCTCAAGACCACCGACGTGGAAGTGCTGCTGGTCAAGGATGGTGACCACCGCATGTCGGAACCGCAAGACATCGACCGGCTCTGTCGGGTGGTGGACGATTTGTTGACGTTGGTGGAAGAGGAGCCGATGACCGAATAA
- a CDS encoding fructosamine kinase family protein: protein MDPRITETITRVTGRKPIEFRPLSGGCIGDVYRVTLEGSGSLVAKVGDGSSGLDIEGYMLEILGPHLPVPDVLHAEPGLLLMSYLLNDGGLTADSQAHAAELLASLHDVPGKAFGLDQDTLIGGLHQPNPWTERWIDFFRDQRLLFMARDAQQAGRLPGRLMDRIEKMAARLDRWISEPTQSSLLHGDMWTGNVLCRGRRIAGFVDPACYYGDPEIELAFSTLFGTFGKAFFQRYEKLRPIAPGFFEERRDLYNLYPLLVHVRLFGGSYVGSVDRTLSRFGF, encoded by the coding sequence ATGGATCCGCGCATCACGGAAACCATCACCCGGGTCACCGGACGCAAACCCATCGAATTCCGCCCGTTGAGCGGCGGCTGTATCGGTGATGTCTATCGGGTCACCTTGGAAGGCTCGGGCTCATTGGTCGCCAAGGTGGGCGACGGGTCCAGCGGCCTGGATATCGAAGGATACATGCTGGAGATTCTCGGCCCCCATCTGCCGGTGCCAGACGTGCTGCATGCGGAACCGGGCCTGTTGCTGATGAGCTATCTGCTCAACGATGGGGGATTGACCGCCGATTCCCAGGCCCACGCGGCGGAACTGCTGGCAAGTTTGCATGACGTGCCCGGCAAGGCCTTCGGCCTGGACCAAGATACCCTGATCGGCGGACTGCATCAGCCCAATCCCTGGACCGAACGCTGGATCGATTTTTTCCGCGACCAGCGGCTTTTGTTCATGGCTCGCGACGCACAACAGGCCGGGCGATTGCCCGGGCGCCTCATGGACCGCATCGAGAAAATGGCGGCGCGACTGGACCGCTGGATCAGCGAGCCGACGCAATCCTCCTTGCTGCATGGGGACATGTGGACCGGCAACGTGCTCTGCCGAGGTCGCCGGATCGCCGGGTTCGTCGACCCGGCCTGCTATTACGGCGATCCGGAAATCGAACTGGCCTTCTCGACCCTGTTCGGCACCTTTGGCAAGGCGTTCTTCCAGCGCTATGAGAAGCTGCGGCCCATCGCCCCGGGTTTTTTCGAGGAACGCCGGGACCTGTACAATCTCTATCCGCTTTTGGTCCATGTGCGACTGTTCGGCGGGTCCTATGTGGGATCCGTCGACAGGACTCTCAGCCGGTTTGGATTTTGA
- a CDS encoding low molecular weight protein-tyrosine-phosphatase: MTKVLFVCLGNICRSPTAEGVFRKMVADAGLSHVIQTDSAGTGSWHVGSPPDRRAAAEAKRRGIDISDLRGRQARRADFERFDYILAMDRTNYEDLRDICPPGKEDRLHMFLDFAPGHKERDVPDPYYGGGDGFRRVYDLVEAAAAGLLAEIRPREV; the protein is encoded by the coding sequence ATGACCAAGGTTCTGTTCGTCTGCCTGGGGAATATCTGCCGCTCACCCACCGCCGAGGGGGTGTTCCGCAAGATGGTGGCCGATGCCGGGCTCAGCCATGTGATTCAGACCGATTCGGCGGGCACCGGGTCGTGGCATGTGGGCAGCCCCCCCGACCGCCGAGCCGCCGCCGAGGCCAAGCGCCGCGGCATCGATATTTCCGATCTGCGCGGGCGACAGGCCCGCCGCGCCGACTTCGAACGCTTCGACTATATCCTGGCCATGGACCGTACCAATTACGAGGATCTGAGGGACATCTGCCCGCCTGGCAAGGAAGACCGCCTGCACATGTTCCTGGACTTTGCCCCCGGTCACAAAGAACGCGACGTGCCCGACCCTTACTATGGCGGCGGCGACGGCTTTCGGCGTGTCTACGATCTGGTGGAGGCGGCGGCGGCGGGCCTGTTGGCGGAAATTCGGCCCCGCGAGGTATGA